The Thermoplasmatales archaeon nucleotide sequence GGATTATAAGCGGCCCCATAGATGTCGATGAACTTGATTATCTCAGAAGAGATTCCCTCAACTGTGGTGTTCCTATAGGGAACATAGATTACAAGAGAATCCTGAATGTGGCAGAGATCCATGATAATGATCTGGCAATAGAAGAAAAAGGACTACCAACCCTTGAATCGATCCTCATAGCACGAATATTAATGTACGGATCGGTCTATTTTCACAAGACATCAAGGATTGCTCAATACATGGTCAAAAATCTAGTGCTGAAACAGCAACAGGACTTTAGGAATCCATTCAGCATGACGGATTACGATCTTTTCTGGTTGCTGGCAAATGGAGAAAATTCTTCATCCTTTAGAAAAATAATATCGAGGGAGCTATTAAAACCTGTCTTGAAGGTGAAGTATAACGAAGAAGATCTCAAAAAGATAGCCTTTGCCGTCGAGTCCGCGAAACTCGATCCTTCTGATTATGCGATTGACGTGATTCCTCCACTTGACTTTTCTGGCCCCGAAAGGATAAAGTCAAATCTTCAGGTTTTGATAAAGGATAGACTTGAAAGCGTAACGGAAATATCGCCCTTGGTACGAACACTAAAGGAATCTCTTGAGCATAGGTTCATAATAGTTTTTGCGGAGAGAAGCAAGGCGGAATCAGTAAAGAAACTTCTTTCCGAGTTCAAATAATAGATTGTATGCGGGAATGCACGTAGCTTCTGATAAGAACAATGAAACAGAACATAAGAAAAATTGGGGTAGGATCTTATCCCCCAAACAGGAGGTTTCACTTTAGAACTTATGAAATTCACTTGTCACTGGAAACTTCATAAAAGCATAGGTGTCATATTATGAGACCAAAAAAAAGTCATTTACCATATGATCCCCTGCCTGGACGGCAAGAGCGTTTTGATAATCTATTCACAACAAATAGTTGCATTTAAGGATCATGAACGAATCCAGTTTCTTGCAGATGGAGCGGCTAGATCCGTAGATACAATAATAGACCTGATAGGTATACGAATGCGCAGAATCGGAATCCGCAAGCAAACTAGTGAAGAGTGAGAGCTAATATGGCAAAACTAAGAGAGAACATTATTTTGTTCATAGAAAAGAACTTGGTAAGAATGCTAAAATATTCTCTCTCGGGTTTTGTGGGTTTTGCCTCACTCGAGTTCCTTACGTTCCTTGGAATCTCATTGCTAGGCTATGCACACATAATTCTGATTGACATTATTGCATTTACGCTTGCAGTTGCAATTGAATTTATATTTCAGGAATACTGGACAACACACAAGATGGGGGAGCATCACGGCCGCATTTATGGCCTTATTATTAGACTCCTGAAATTTGAAATTCTGAATGTGATTGGAAATGCTGTCGCAATCGCAACCCAGTTTTCCCTCTTTAAGTACTTTGGTCTATATCCATTGATAGGTAATTTCATAGGATCAGCTGTAGCATTTCCTTTCAATTACTACATTCAGATGAGGTTGATATGGAAGATCAGAATGTTATCGTAGGCTTTGATCAAGAGTTCATCTTTCTGGAACTTTCGATCTGACCATGGATGTACAATAAATAAATGAAAACATTGCTAATAAGATTTAATTGCTTGTTTTCATGCCCAGACTAGCTGCGATTATTATCGGATCCCACACAGGACCAAACGGCGGAGAATAACCGAGATCCGAATAGAACAGATCTTCCATAGTGATCCCCGCGTATATGGCTTCTGCTAACGTGTTGAGTCGCCATGCCCCATTGCTTTTGGAAACTACCTGTGCACCAAGGAGTCTACCGGAATGTGAATCGTAGGTTATTTTAACGTAAGCATTTAAATTACCTTCATAATATGCCGCTTTACTACCTGCCTTGACGAAGATATCTTTTGGCGCAAAGCCGTATTTGATCGAAGTCGAGGAATCAATTCCCGTGAAGCCAACCTCGTAGTCAAAGATTTTTACCAGAGTTGTGCCTATGCCTCCTTTGAAGGTCATCCGTTCACCACCCACATTAGATCCGGCAACCCTGCCCATCTTGTTGCTGATCTGCGCCAACGGCATCCAATCTTCAGAATTCGTAACCTTGTTTAATGTTGTGGCACAATCCCCTGCGGCGAGGATTTTACTGTCACTGGTAAACATTCCATTATCCACCTTTATGGCCCCGTTTTTGCCCAAAGAAAGACCAGCATCCAAGGCGAGTTGTGAGTTTGGTTGGATACCTGTTGCAGACAGAACCAAATCGGCGGAATGTTGCCCTACAGTTGTCTCGACTTTTAATCCCTCACTGTTCCTAGTCACTGATTTAAGTTCCGAGTTTTTTTCCACTTTAACATTTGCTTCGAACTCTTTCAGAAGTTCCTGCCCAACCTGCTGATCTAATCTTTTGAAAAGTTTTTCGTGATGGGCGATCATTGTAATTTCTTTCCCGGATTCTGCAAGAGTAGAGGCCAGTTCCATTCCGAGAACCCCATCGCCAATAATAGTAATCTTTTTTGACTTCTCAATCTCTTGCTTTAATGTAATGCCATCGGATAGCGACCGAAGGGTCCGTATTTCTTTACTACTTATTCCCTTTGGTTTCACTGCTGAGGCACCAGTCGAAATTAACAGGTAATCATAGGAAAGGGCATTACCACCGGTTGTTTTGACTTGTTGCCTTGATCTATCGATCTCTGTCACACTTTCATTGATAACAACTTTAATCTTTCTCTTCTCCGTAAATTCAGTTAGAGGGTAATGCAAAAGCTTGGAATAATCTTCAAACATCCCGCCAAGGTAATAGGGCATTCCACATTCTGCATACGATACAAAAGGCCCTGCTTCAATCACGGTAACATCAATGAGAGGATCCACACGTTTTGCTTTTGAAGCAGCGGCCATTCCCGCAGCCCCGCCACCAATTACAATAAAATTCATGAATCTTCAATCCCATGAATACATAAATCTTTTGGCACAACTTTCCTAAAACTAATTAAAATAACCTACCACGAAAAGAAATTAAGTGGTTATTGCACGGAACATTTCTTCTTCTGTTTATGAATTGTTATTTTAATCTAAAAATATCTGAGGTTCGTTATCTAAACGAGAAACCTTTTAACTGATGGCAACTTAACCAAATTATGATAAAACATGGATTTGTAGAGAAAGACACAGAACCGTCTGCAGTGGCAGACCACGTTAAGGAGTTGCTTGTAAACGAAAATTTCAAGATCACCTCTGATGAAACCAGAGATGCTCTTTGGGAGATCCACGCCAAGAAGTCTGACAGGGAGAGAATCGTCCTGGGAAAAGTAAGAGACGTTGATGTCGTTATAGCCGGTTCGCAAGGTAAGTTCGAGGTACAGCTGCACGCTGGTATCTGGGGAAGAGATATGGCGATCCCCGCAATTGAAGGCGTTGCTACCTTTGGTATAGCTACAGCTGCCGAGTTACATTCTGGACACGAGTTCGAAATGAGGATCTGGGAGCAGATAGTCCATCAAATCGATCCAACACTAAAAATTTGCAAACTGGATGGATTACTCTTCAAGACAGATGATGATCTCAATAAGCATATGCAAGAACATCAGGCCCAGAATTCTGGTTCAATGATGGGAATGGGGATGATGGGCATGGGAATGCTCGGAATGGGTATGATGATGCCGGGAATGTGGATTTGAACACATACTTCATCGTATGCTTTTCTAATTCACAATCGTTAGTTTAGTACAGTAGTATGTTTTTAAATAAAAATATAATATACGCAACTCAGTGTGTTTATGTCGAACCAAACCGCAACTAAGAATCAGATAGAATTTATCAAGAAACTTGAGCTAGCGAGTACGGAACGGGGTACAATTCTTGAAAATTTTCTCAACGAAAAGAAAGTAATGGACGTTGATGAGCTTACAATAGACGATGCATCAAAACTCATAGAGGAACTCAAGAAAGTGAAGACTGATGAAGACAACAAATCATTTGCTACAGGTAAACAAATTTCTCTGTTGAATAAACTCCAGGACACTGATGAGCGAATTAGAATAACAGGGCAGTTTTTGGATGAAAAACAAAAAGAGACCGTCAATATATTGAGCGTTCATGAAGCCTCAGAACTCATAGATAAGCTTATGAAATTGCCATCGGGAACCAAACAGGATACTGCAGGTAGTTTAGCAACGGATAAACAGTTGAAATTCGTAAAGAGTTTGCAGAATTCAGAGAAAAGACTTGAAGTAACTAGGACATTTTTGATTGAGTTGAAGAAATCCACAATTGAAGAACTTACGCGATCTGAAGCAAGTGCATTGATAGATTCGCTTAAGGAGTCTTGAACCAACACGCATAAAGATGGCGATTTTTATGTGGGGAACTAAATATCCCGCACTCTAGGAAACTGAGAAAAATAATCAGAATTTAGAAGAATCGAAAAGTAGACCTATCAAAGATATCGATGATCTCTCTAAGCTCTTTTTCACTACAGTCTTCAGAAGAGAATTTGTCAAATGAAATACTGACTGTGATCTCTTTATCTGGACGAAGCTTGGAAATAGAGACTTCTATCGAGACAAGCCGATCCAACTTGTTCTTTTCCGGAAATGAAGTCGAATAGATAATCTTGCCATCAACCATTTCTCCCTTTCTCACATAAGAAACAGAAATCTCATGAACATCAACTGTCTTTAAACGTTTTATCGCAAACAGCTTTGAAATGTAGTCCAATATCAGGGCGAAGTCATCATTTATTTGCATAAACGGTACGAGAGAAAGCAACCGACAATGCTATATAATGTTTACACAAAAGAAGGCTGAATTGATTTTGAACATCGACAAGGCAAAATTTGTTTACAAAAAACCAAGAAGCATACAGATGCCTGTAGGTGAATCAGAATGTTCTTTTCATTTGAATGACCAAAGGGGGATTGAATTTCATAATTTTTTACCAAGAACCATTTAATAGTGAGAACAGATTAGGGATTAACTAAAAAAGAAGATTAAAAGTTTTCTAGAAGTTAGAGAAAGTGCTTAAAATGCAAGGATTCGGAAAATACGAAATTAACAAAGAATTATTGGATTCTCTTAATAAAATGGGCTTTTTGGAACCTACTGAGGTTCAGGAAAAGGCTATTCCAGTCATTCTTCAGGGAAAAGACATTGTGGTTAGATCGAAAACTGGTTCAGGAAAGACTGGTGC carries:
- a CDS encoding HD domain-containing protein, whose translation is MSDRSYKIIQDPLNGPIKISSEFQKLIDSPEFQRLRYVKQLGMCYMVFPGANHTRFEHSIGTMFLSEMFADTLHIDDKDLLMAAALLHDVGHPPLSHGLEDVFETITSLDHVDAGVSIIEGKNEFEESTIPLALEEMGLRPNDVADVISRKSHRYKLISRIISGPIDVDELDYLRRDSLNCGVPIGNIDYKRILNVAEIHDNDLAIEEKGLPTLESILIARILMYGSVYFHKTSRIAQYMVKNLVLKQQQDFRNPFSMTDYDLFWLLANGENSSSFRKIISRELLKPVLKVKYNEEDLKKIAFAVESAKLDPSDYAIDVIPPLDFSGPERIKSNLQVLIKDRLESVTEISPLVRTLKESLEHRFIIVFAERSKAESVKKLLSEFK
- a CDS encoding GtrA family protein, giving the protein MAKLRENIILFIEKNLVRMLKYSLSGFVGFASLEFLTFLGISLLGYAHIILIDIIAFTLAVAIEFIFQEYWTTHKMGEHHGRIYGLIIRLLKFEILNVIGNAVAIATQFSLFKYFGLYPLIGNFIGSAVAFPFNYYIQMRLIWKIRMLS
- a CDS encoding FAD-dependent oxidoreductase, giving the protein MNFIVIGGGAAGMAAASKAKRVDPLIDVTVIEAGPFVSYAECGMPYYLGGMFEDYSKLLHYPLTEFTEKRKIKVVINESVTEIDRSRQQVKTTGGNALSYDYLLISTGASAVKPKGISSKEIRTLRSLSDGITLKQEIEKSKKITIIGDGVLGMELASTLAESGKEITMIAHHEKLFKRLDQQVGQELLKEFEANVKVEKNSELKSVTRNSEGLKVETTVGQHSADLVLSATGIQPNSQLALDAGLSLGKNGAIKVDNGMFTSDSKILAAGDCATTLNKVTNSEDWMPLAQISNKMGRVAGSNVGGERMTFKGGIGTTLVKIFDYEVGFTGIDSSTSIKYGFAPKDIFVKAGSKAAYYEGNLNAYVKITYDSHSGRLLGAQVVSKSNGAWRLNTLAEAIYAGITMEDLFYSDLGYSPPFGPVWDPIIIAASLGMKTSN